In Vanacampus margaritifer isolate UIUO_Vmar chromosome 9, RoL_Vmar_1.0, whole genome shotgun sequence, the following proteins share a genomic window:
- the mgat1a gene encoding alpha-1,3-mannosyl-glycoprotein 2-beta-N-acetylglucosaminyltransferase a isoform X2: MRCHRGSVILCGTLLFLTWNAVLVLLLRPRLPDQEGKQGPIDYDNNMIQHFKPPRVAWQKKKVKPVSPLIPVIPVLVMACNRVTVRRCLDKLIQYRPSAERFPVIVSQDCGHADTANVIRSYGSAVTHMKQPDLADVQVPPEHKRFQGYYKISRHYRWALKQVFNNYSAVIIVEDDLEVAPDFFEYFSATLPLLRSDPSLWCVSAWNDNGREGFVDPAGSRLLYRTDFFPGLGWMLLRELWEELEPKWPASFWDDWMRKPEQRRGRACIRPEISRTLTFGRQGVSLGQFYDKYLRYIKLNSDFVPFTQLDLTYLKEDAYKNSFQKEVYAAPTVTFEDVQQGALEGVGPFRLQYSSKESFKVFAKNLGIMDDFKSGVPRTGYRGVVAIFFRGRRVYIAPPPGWTQYDPTWN, from the exons ATGCGCTGCCACCGAGGTTCTGTGATCCTGTGCGGCACCTTGCTGTTCCTCACCTGGAACGCCGTGTTGGTTCTGCTCCTGCGGCCCAGGCTTCCAGATCAGGAGGGGAAGCAAGGACCCATAGACTACGACAATAACATG ATTCAACACTTCAAGCCTCCGCGGGTGGCCTGGCAGAAGAAGAAAGTGAAGCCAGTGTCGCCTCTCATCCCCGTCATCCCCGTCCTGGTGATGGCCTGCAACCGTGTGACAGTGCGGCGCTGCTTGGACAAGCTGATCCAATACCGTCCCTCGGCCGAGCGCTTCCCCGTCATCGTGAGCCAAGACTGCGGCCACGCCGACACGGCCAACGTCATCCGCTCGTATGGAAGCGCTGTCACGCATATGAAGCAGCCTGATTTGGCCGACGTGCAGGTGCCTCCGGAGCACAAAAGGTTTCAGGGCTACTACAAGATCTCCAGACATTACCGCTGGGCTCTCAAGCAAGTCTTCAACAATTACTCCGCCGTCATCATCGTGGAAGATGACCTAGAG GTGGCGCCAGACTTCTTTGAATACTTCAGTGCCACGCTGCCATTGCTCCGGTCGGACCCGAGCCTGTGGTGCGTGTCGGCCTGGAACGATAACGGCCGGGAAGGCTTCGTGGACCCGGCGGGCTCTCGCCTACTCTACCGCACTGACTTCTTCCCAGGCCTGGGCTGGATGCTGCTCCGGGAGCTGTGGGAGGAGCTGGAGCCTAAGTGGCCCGCCTCCTTCTGGGACGACTGGATGCGCAAACCGGAGCAGCGGCGCGGACGCGCTTGCATCCGGCCCGAGATCTCGCGCACGCTGACGTTCGGCCGGCAGGGTGTGAGCCTGGGCCAGTTCTACGACAAGTACCTGCGATACATTAAACTCAACTCGGACTTTGTGCCTTTCACCCAGCTGGATTTGACTTACTTGAAGGAGGACGCGTACAAGAACAGCTTCCAGAAGGAGGTTTACGCCGCCCCCACGGTCACTTTTGAGGACgtccagcagggggcgctggagGGTGTCGGACCTTTCCGCCTCCAGTACTCGAGTAAGGAAAGCTTCAAAGTGTTTGCCAAAAACCTGGGTATCATGGACGATTTCAAGTCTGGCGTGCCGAGGACCGGCTACAGAGGCGTGGTCGCAATCTTCTTCAGAGGACGCAGGGTCTACATAGCTCCGCCTCCGGGATGGACCCAGTACGATCCCACTTGGAACTGA
- the dhx16 gene encoding pre-mRNA-splicing factor ATP-dependent RNA helicase DHX16, whose product MANLEQWVNDRLHDILGLSDRYVAQFMIGIARKATSSQDFVSRLQETGTIDIDQSVTAFAHELFDKIPHKQVVEKASRVMERQAIEMERKNRTYTLLDDSDSAEDSVVEKQSGNKKSKEKDRGGSKQKNIRRKKESESSSEEEVPVRARSNRGDNSTVKKEDEEEEEWEKEERERLHDIEERDAFAERVKLRDKDKTRNIAERTDKKAYEEAQKRLKLAEDGQKNLLPELRKQSRRDYLKKREEEKLEDLEAEIIDEEYLFASDDLTEHEKKDLVYKRTLRDLAKDYKKAGAKELEERKNRYYMPEEIRIKEVPQKELELEEETPMELGGEQGRWEEERLKTASLSFGAKKEREQGMRRQQEKYQLILEEDEMIDFVSSAITMKGTLTEKENESLALSQAELKKQSMQEVRRSLPIFPYREDLLAAIHEHQVLVIEGETGSGKTTQIPQYLLEDGFTKGGMKIGCTQPRRVAAMSVAARVSQEMSVKLGNEVGYSIRFEDCTSERTVIKYMTDGMLLREFLTEPDLASYSVIIIDEAHERTLHTDILFGLIKDIGRFRPNLKVLVASATLDTARFSTFFDDAPVFRIPGRRFPVDIFYTKAPEADYMEACVVSVLQIHVTQPPGDILVFLTGQEDIETCCEQLQDRCRRLGSKIAELLVLPIYANLPSDMQAKIFSPTPPGARKVVVATNIAETSLTIDGIIYVIDPGFCKQKNYIARTGMESLIVMPCSRASANQRAGRAGRVAAGKCFRLYTAWAFKHEMEEMTVPEIQRTNLGNVVLLLKSLGINDLLHFDFMDPPPHETLLMALEQLYALGALNHLGELTTLGRRMAELPVDPMLSKMILASEQYKCSEEVLSIAAMLSVNNSIFYRPKDKAVHADNARMNFVVPGGDHLVLLNVYTQWVESGYSTQWCYESFIQFRSMRRARDVRDQLEGLMERIEVEMVSSQGDSLPIRKAVTAGYFYHTARLSKGGYRTVKHQQTVYIHPSSSLFEEQPRWLIYHELVMTTKEFMRQVVEIESGWLLEVAPHYYKSKEVEDSSTKKMPRNQGKAKEELG is encoded by the exons ATGGCCAACCTTGAGCAGTGGGTCAACGACCGGCTGCATGACATCTTAGGCCTGAGCGACCGCTACGTTGCTCAGTTCATGATCGGCATTGCCCGCAAGGCGACCAGCTCCCAGGACTTTGTGAGCCGCCTCCAAGAGACAGGCACCATCGACATCGACCAAAGTGTCACTGCCTTTGCGCACGAACTGTTTGACAAA ATTCCTCATAAGCAGGTTGTGGAAAAAGCCTCCCGGGTGATGGAGCGTCAGGCCATCGAGATGGAAAGGAAAAATCGCACATACACTTTGCTGGACGACAGCGACAGTGCAGAGGACTCTGTTGTCGAGAAGCAGAGCGGGAATAAGAAGAGCAAAGAGAAAGACCGAGGAGGGAGCAAGCAGAAGAACATCCGGCGGAAGAAGGAGAGCGAGTCGTCCAGTGAAGAAGAAGTGCCTGTTAG GGCTAGGTCAAATCGGGGTGATAATTCAACCgtcaaaaaagaagatgaagaagaagaggagtgGGAGAAAGAGGAGCGGGAGCGTCTACATGACATTGAGGAGCGTGACGCCTTTGCTGAACGCGTCAAGCTGAGAGACAAAGACAAGACGAGAAATATTGCGGAGAGGACGGACAAAAAG gctTACGAGGAGGCTCAGAAGAGGCTGAAGTTGGCCGAAGATGGTCAGAAAAACTTG TTGCCTGAGCTGAGGAAGCAGTCCCGCCGAGATTACCTGAAGAAGCGCGAGGAGGAAAAGCTGGAGGACCTGGAGGCGGAAATCATAGACGAGGAGTACCTGTTCGCTTCAGACGACCTGACGGAGCATGAAAAGAAGGATCTGGTGTACAAGCGCACGCTGCGAGACCTGGCCAAGGACTACAAGAAGGCCGGCGCCAAGGAGCTGGAGGAGAGGAAGAACAGATATTACATGCCGGAGGAGATCAGGATAAAG GAGGTGCCTCAGAAGGAGTtggagctggaggaggagacGCCCATGGAGCTGGGCGGCGAGCAGGGCCGCTGGGAGGAGGAGCGTCTCAAGACAGCCTCGCTCAGCTTCGGTGCCAAGAAGGAGCGCGAGCAGGGCATGAGGCGCCAACAGGAGAAGTACCAGCTCATCCTGGAGGAGGACGAGATGATCGATTTTGTCAGCAGCGCAATCACTATGAAGGGGACTCTGACTGAGAAA GAGAACGAGAGTCTAGCCTTGTCCCAGGCTGAGCTGAAGAAGCAGTCCATGCAGGAGGTCCGCCGCAGCCTCCCCATTTTCCCGTACCGAGAGGACCTGCTGGCAGCCATCCACGAGCACCAGGTGCTGGTCATCGAGGGTGAGACGGGCTCGGGCAAGACCACCCAAATACCGCAGTACCTCCTGGAAGAT GGTTTCACCAAAGGCGGGATGAAGATTGGATGCACGCAGCCTCGCAGAGTGGCTGCCATGTCGGTGGCTGCCCGGGTGTCGCAGGAAATGAGTGTCAAGCTTGGTAACGAG GTGGGCTACAGTATCCGCTTTGAGGACTGCACGTCCGAGAGGACAGTGATCAAGTACATGACAGACGGTATGCTGCTACGAGAGTTTCTCACGGAACCCGACCTCGCCAGTTACAG TGTGATCATCATCGACGAGGCTCACGAGCGGACCCTCCACACTGACATCTTGTTTGGCCTGATCAAAGACATCGGCAGGTTCCGCCCTAACCTGAAGGTGCTGGTGGCTAGCGCCACCCTGGACACGGCGCGCTTCTCTACCTTCTTTGATGACGCGCCCGTCTTCAGGATCCCTGGTAGGAGATTCCCTGTGGACATCTTCTACACTAAA GCTCCGGAGGCCGACTACATGGAAGCATGTGTGGTTTCAGTGCTGCAGATCCACGTCACACAACCTCCTGGAGACATTCTGGTCTTCCTCACCGGACAG GAGGATATTGAAACGTGTTGCGAGCAACTCCAAGACAGATGTCGGCGACTCGGCTCCAAGATCGCTGAGCTGCTCGTCCTGCCCATCTATGCCAATCTGCCCTCTGACATGCAGGCCAAGATCTTCAGCCCTACGCCGCCCGGCGCACGCAAG GTGGTGGTGGCGACCAACATTGCGGAAACCTCACTGACCATTGACGGCATCATCTATGTCATCGACCCAGGTTTCTGCAAGCAGAAGAATTACATCGCCCGTACCGGCATGGAGTCGCTCATCGTCATGCCCTGCTCTCGG GCGTCGGCCAATCAGAGAGCGGGCCGCGCCGGCAGAGTGGCCGCCGGCAAATGCTTCAGGCTCTACACGGCGTGGGCCTTCAAACACGAAATGGAGGAGATGACCGTGCCTGAGATTCAGAGGACCAACCTGGGAAATGTAGTGCTGCTGCTCAAGAGCTTAG GTATCAATGACCTCCTCCACTTTGACTTCATGGACCCGCCGCCGCATGAGACGCTTCTGATGGCTCTGGAGCAGCTTTATGCCCTCGGAGCACTCAATCACCTGGGAGAGCTCACCACG CTGGGTCGCAGGATGGCTGAGTTGCCCGTGGACCCCATGCTGAGCAAGATGATCCTCGCGTCTGAGCA GTACAAGTGTTCTGAGGAGGTTCTTTCGATCGCTGCCATGCTATCAGTTAACAACTCGATCTTCTACCGACCCAAGGACAAGGCGGTGCATGCTGACAACGCCAGGATGAACTTTGTGGTGCCCGGCGGAGATCACCTGGTGCTGCTTAATGTCTACACGCAG TGGGTAGAGAGCGGCTACTCAACGCAGTGGTGCTACGAGAGCTTCATCCAGTTCCGCTCTATGAGGCGAGCGCGTGATGTCCGTGACCAGCTGGAGGGCCTGATGGAGCGCATTGAAGTGGAGATGGTCAGCTCGCAGGGTGACTCGTTGCCCATCCGCAAG gcggTGACGGCGGGCTACTTCTACCACACGGCGAGGCTGAGCAAAGGAGGCTACAGGACGGTGAAGCATCAGCAGACGGTCTACATCCACCCCAGCAGTTCGCTGTTTGAGGAGCAGCCCCGATGGCTCATCTACCACGAGCTGGTCATGACCACCAAGGAGTTCATGAGACAG GTGGTGGAGATCGAGAGTGGTTGGCTTCTGGAAGTGGCTCCTCACTACTACAAGAGCAAAGAAGTGGAGGACAGCAGCACCAAGAAGATGCCCCGCAACCAGGGCAAGGCCAAAGAAGAGCTGGGCTGA
- the rnf183 gene encoding E3 ubiquitin-protein ligase RNF183 produces MSDERERRRTRRSHSHDTRPPRNVKPRMDNRRPQNVRRSRSTDSERGRRRERRSGEPNQHRHQQQRQRGRSADTERHRPPEEDDGEELECAICFCSYDNTFKTPKLLVCGHTFCLECLARINVSAPELKTLSCPVCRELTDIPHGQDLPRLGNNQDIIGRLPPEMRRAKSIRFKRSKGKLLLKNPTPNSPVNLGVLTLPQKNQAAPVDAVRLDAMEGGVVPATVLDVGRPPNRVRGRIRRFFRSDRCYYITVASVITITVVLLLVGILAFVIVPNVTTSSRPPPGNQTRPPPPRNAFTIGP; encoded by the coding sequence ATGAGCGACGAGCGGGAGAGGCGGCGGACTCGTCGTAGCCACAGCCACGACACCCGGCCGCCCCGTAACGTCAAGCCCCGCATGGACAACCGTCGCCCGCAAAATGTCAGGAGGTCCAGGAGCACCGACTCCGAGAGGGGGCGGCGGCGGGAGCGCCGCTCGGGAGAGCCCAACCAGCACCGGCACCAGCAGCAACGCCAACGCGGCAGGAGCGCCGACACCGAGCGCCACCGTCCGCCCGAGGAGGACGACGGTGAGGAGCTCGAGTGCGCCATCTGCTTCTGCTCCTACGACAACACCTTCAAGACGCCCAAGTTGCTAGTCTGCGGTCACACCTTCTGCCTGGAGTGCCTGGCGCGCATCAACGTGAGCGCGCCCGAGCTCAAAACGCTGTCGTGCCCCGTGTGCCGCGAGCTCACCGACATCCCGCACGGCCAGGACCTGCCCCGCCTGGGCAACAACCAGGACATCATCGGCAGGCTGCCGCCCGAGATGCGCCGCGCCAAGTCCATCCGCTTCAAACGCAGCAAAGGCAAGCTCCTCCTCAAGAACCCGACGCCCAACAGCCCCGTCAACCTCGGCGTCCTCACCCTGCCGCAGAAGAACCAGGCGGCGCCCGTCGACGCTGTGCGCCTGGACGCCATGGAGGGCGGCGTGGTGCCCGCCACTGTGCTGGACGTGGGGCGCCCGCCAAACAGGGTGCGTGGGCGCATCCGCCGCTTTTTTCGCTCGGACCGCTGTTACTATATCACGGTGGCCAGCGTCATCACCATCACGGTGGTGCTCTTGCTGGTGGGCATCCTGGCCTTTGTTATCGTACCCAACGTGACCACCAGTTCCAGGCCCCCGCCCGGGAACCAGACGCGTCCGCCACCTCCACGGAACGCGTTCACGATAGGACCATGA
- the mgat1a gene encoding alpha-1,3-mannosyl-glycoprotein 2-beta-N-acetylglucosaminyltransferase a isoform X3 yields MRCHRGSVILCGTLLFLTWNAVLVLLLRPRLPDQEGKQGPIDYDNNMPPRVAWQKKKVKPVSPLIPVIPVLVMACNRVTVRRCLDKLIQYRPSAERFPVIVSQDCGHADTANVIRSYGSAVTHMKQPDLADVQVPPEHKRFQGYYKISRHYRWALKQVFNNYSAVIIVEDDLEVAPDFFEYFSATLPLLRSDPSLWCVSAWNDNGREGFVDPAGSRLLYRTDFFPGLGWMLLRELWEELEPKWPASFWDDWMRKPEQRRGRACIRPEISRTLTFGRQGVSLGQFYDKYLRYIKLNSDFVPFTQLDLTYLKEDAYKNSFQKEVYAAPTVTFEDVQQGALEGVGPFRLQYSSKESFKVFAKNLGIMDDFKSGVPRTGYRGVVAIFFRGRRVYIAPPPGWTQYDPTWN; encoded by the exons ATGCGCTGCCACCGAGGTTCTGTGATCCTGTGCGGCACCTTGCTGTTCCTCACCTGGAACGCCGTGTTGGTTCTGCTCCTGCGGCCCAGGCTTCCAGATCAGGAGGGGAAGCAAGGACCCATAGACTACGACAATAACATG CCTCCGCGGGTGGCCTGGCAGAAGAAGAAAGTGAAGCCAGTGTCGCCTCTCATCCCCGTCATCCCCGTCCTGGTGATGGCCTGCAACCGTGTGACAGTGCGGCGCTGCTTGGACAAGCTGATCCAATACCGTCCCTCGGCCGAGCGCTTCCCCGTCATCGTGAGCCAAGACTGCGGCCACGCCGACACGGCCAACGTCATCCGCTCGTATGGAAGCGCTGTCACGCATATGAAGCAGCCTGATTTGGCCGACGTGCAGGTGCCTCCGGAGCACAAAAGGTTTCAGGGCTACTACAAGATCTCCAGACATTACCGCTGGGCTCTCAAGCAAGTCTTCAACAATTACTCCGCCGTCATCATCGTGGAAGATGACCTAGAG GTGGCGCCAGACTTCTTTGAATACTTCAGTGCCACGCTGCCATTGCTCCGGTCGGACCCGAGCCTGTGGTGCGTGTCGGCCTGGAACGATAACGGCCGGGAAGGCTTCGTGGACCCGGCGGGCTCTCGCCTACTCTACCGCACTGACTTCTTCCCAGGCCTGGGCTGGATGCTGCTCCGGGAGCTGTGGGAGGAGCTGGAGCCTAAGTGGCCCGCCTCCTTCTGGGACGACTGGATGCGCAAACCGGAGCAGCGGCGCGGACGCGCTTGCATCCGGCCCGAGATCTCGCGCACGCTGACGTTCGGCCGGCAGGGTGTGAGCCTGGGCCAGTTCTACGACAAGTACCTGCGATACATTAAACTCAACTCGGACTTTGTGCCTTTCACCCAGCTGGATTTGACTTACTTGAAGGAGGACGCGTACAAGAACAGCTTCCAGAAGGAGGTTTACGCCGCCCCCACGGTCACTTTTGAGGACgtccagcagggggcgctggagGGTGTCGGACCTTTCCGCCTCCAGTACTCGAGTAAGGAAAGCTTCAAAGTGTTTGCCAAAAACCTGGGTATCATGGACGATTTCAAGTCTGGCGTGCCGAGGACCGGCTACAGAGGCGTGGTCGCAATCTTCTTCAGAGGACGCAGGGTCTACATAGCTCCGCCTCCGGGATGGACCCAGTACGATCCCACTTGGAACTGA
- the mgat1a gene encoding alpha-1,3-mannosyl-glycoprotein 2-beta-N-acetylglucosaminyltransferase a isoform X1: MRCHRGSVILCGTLLFLTWNAVLVLLLRPRLPDQEGKQGPIDYDNNMVSEVLRVAEMLEKELETQNKILTQIQHFKPPRVAWQKKKVKPVSPLIPVIPVLVMACNRVTVRRCLDKLIQYRPSAERFPVIVSQDCGHADTANVIRSYGSAVTHMKQPDLADVQVPPEHKRFQGYYKISRHYRWALKQVFNNYSAVIIVEDDLEVAPDFFEYFSATLPLLRSDPSLWCVSAWNDNGREGFVDPAGSRLLYRTDFFPGLGWMLLRELWEELEPKWPASFWDDWMRKPEQRRGRACIRPEISRTLTFGRQGVSLGQFYDKYLRYIKLNSDFVPFTQLDLTYLKEDAYKNSFQKEVYAAPTVTFEDVQQGALEGVGPFRLQYSSKESFKVFAKNLGIMDDFKSGVPRTGYRGVVAIFFRGRRVYIAPPPGWTQYDPTWN, translated from the exons ATGCGCTGCCACCGAGGTTCTGTGATCCTGTGCGGCACCTTGCTGTTCCTCACCTGGAACGCCGTGTTGGTTCTGCTCCTGCGGCCCAGGCTTCCAGATCAGGAGGGGAAGCAAGGACCCATAGACTACGACAATAACATGGTGAGCGAAGTGCTGCGTGTGGCCGAAATGTTGGAGAAGGAGCTGGAGACCCAGAACAAAATCCTGACGCAGATTCAACACTTCAAGCCTCCGCGGGTGGCCTGGCAGAAGAAGAAAGTGAAGCCAGTGTCGCCTCTCATCCCCGTCATCCCCGTCCTGGTGATGGCCTGCAACCGTGTGACAGTGCGGCGCTGCTTGGACAAGCTGATCCAATACCGTCCCTCGGCCGAGCGCTTCCCCGTCATCGTGAGCCAAGACTGCGGCCACGCCGACACGGCCAACGTCATCCGCTCGTATGGAAGCGCTGTCACGCATATGAAGCAGCCTGATTTGGCCGACGTGCAGGTGCCTCCGGAGCACAAAAGGTTTCAGGGCTACTACAAGATCTCCAGACATTACCGCTGGGCTCTCAAGCAAGTCTTCAACAATTACTCCGCCGTCATCATCGTGGAAGATGACCTAGAG GTGGCGCCAGACTTCTTTGAATACTTCAGTGCCACGCTGCCATTGCTCCGGTCGGACCCGAGCCTGTGGTGCGTGTCGGCCTGGAACGATAACGGCCGGGAAGGCTTCGTGGACCCGGCGGGCTCTCGCCTACTCTACCGCACTGACTTCTTCCCAGGCCTGGGCTGGATGCTGCTCCGGGAGCTGTGGGAGGAGCTGGAGCCTAAGTGGCCCGCCTCCTTCTGGGACGACTGGATGCGCAAACCGGAGCAGCGGCGCGGACGCGCTTGCATCCGGCCCGAGATCTCGCGCACGCTGACGTTCGGCCGGCAGGGTGTGAGCCTGGGCCAGTTCTACGACAAGTACCTGCGATACATTAAACTCAACTCGGACTTTGTGCCTTTCACCCAGCTGGATTTGACTTACTTGAAGGAGGACGCGTACAAGAACAGCTTCCAGAAGGAGGTTTACGCCGCCCCCACGGTCACTTTTGAGGACgtccagcagggggcgctggagGGTGTCGGACCTTTCCGCCTCCAGTACTCGAGTAAGGAAAGCTTCAAAGTGTTTGCCAAAAACCTGGGTATCATGGACGATTTCAAGTCTGGCGTGCCGAGGACCGGCTACAGAGGCGTGGTCGCAATCTTCTTCAGAGGACGCAGGGTCTACATAGCTCCGCCTCCGGGATGGACCCAGTACGATCCCACTTGGAACTGA